The Myxococcus guangdongensis DNA segment CGCACCGGGCCATCGTCAATCGCCTGTCGTGGATGCACGAGGTCCACGCGCTGGCTCCGGGCGAGAGCGTGCTGCAGAAGACGCCGACCAGCTTCGACGTCTCCGTCTGGGAGCTGTTCTGGCCGCTCACCGTGGGCTCGCGGCTGGTGCTCGCACGACCGGGTGGACACCGGGAGCCCGCGTACCTCGCGAAGCTCCTGGCCGACGAGCGCATCACCCTCGCGCACTTCGTCCCCTCCATGCTCGGCGCCTTCCTGGAGGAGCCGTGGGAGCCCCTCACGGACCTGCGCCGATTGGTGTGCAGCGGCGAGGCGCTCTCCGTCGACCTCGTCCGACGCGCTTACGAGCGACTGCCGGCCGCAGAGGTCCACAACCTCTATGGCCCCACCGAGGCCGCGGTGGAGGTGACGCATTGGCACTGCCCTCGGAGCGACGCGCGCACGAGTGTGCCCATCGGTCACCCGGTGGCGAACACGCACCTGCTCGTCCTCGACACCTCGGGGCACCCCGTTCCCGTGGGCGTGCAGGGTGAGCTCCACATCGGCGGCGTCCAAGTGGGGCGCGGATACTGGCGTCGCCCCGAGCTCACCGCCGAGCGCTTCATCCCCGACGCCTTCAGCGACACACCCGGCGCGAGCCTCTATCGCACCGGAGACCTGGCGCGCTGGCGCGGTGACGGCACGCTCGAGTACCTCGGCCGCACCGACTTCCAGGTGAAGGTCCGGGGCCAGCGCATCGAGCTCGAGGAGATCGAGCTCGCCCTGCGGCGACTGCCCTCCGTGCGAGACGCCGTCGTCCTCGCCCGGGCAACCCCACGCAACGACGTGCGCCTCATCGCCTACGTCGTCGCCCGCGAGGGACGCGCGGAGGACGCCGCCACCGCGCGCACCGCCCTCAAGGCAGTGCTCCCCGAGGCCATGGTGCCCTCGGCGCTCATCGTGTTGGACGCCCTGCCCCTGACGCCCTCGGGGAAGACCGACCGTGGCGCGCTCCTCCGGCTGCCGTTCCCGGAGGTCGAGGCGACGCACGACACAGAAGAGGCACCGCGCGGGCCACTGGAGCAGCTCCTCGCGAGCTTCTTCTGCCAGGTCCTCGGCGTGGAGAAGGTCTCGCGCGACGCGGACTTCTTCGCGATGGGCGGACACTCCCTGAGTGCCACGCGACTGGTGTCGCGCGTCCGCAGGGCCATGGGCCAGGAGCTGTCACTCAAGGCCCTCTTCCTGTCTCCCACCGTGGCGGGCCTCGCGCGAGTGCTCTCGGAGCAGGCGCCCAGTCAGGCCACTCCGCTCCCCGCCCCCGAGCCCCGGAGCGAGGACACGGCCGCCGCGCCGTCGTTCTCACAGGAGCGCATGTGGTTCCTCCAACAGCTCCAGCCCGACTCCGCGTCGCTCGCCGTTCCGGAGGCCACGGAGCTGCGAGGTCCGTTGGACGTCGAGGCGCTGGAGTCCGCGCTGTTGTTCCTGCTGGAGCGACACACCGCGCTGCGCGCCATCTTCACGCCCGCGGAGGGCGGCCCGCGGCTGGGACTCGAGCCCGTGCCGATGCGCGTGCTCGACCGCGAGGACCTGTCGACCGAAGCCGCGAGTCGGGACGTGCTGACCCGGCGGCTGACCGAGGAATCCGAGCGCCCCTTCCGTCTGGACACGGGGCCGCTCTACCGCTTCCACCTGTTCCTCCTCGCACCCGAGCACCATGTCCTGCTGCTGGTGTTCCACCACATCGTGGTGGATGGCTTGTCGATGGACATCCTCCTGCGTGAGCTGGCGGAGTCCTACGCCGCCTACCGTGAGAACCGCGCCCCGACGGCACCGGCGCTCCCCATCGACTTCGCGGACGTCGCCGCATGGCAGCGCACGCCAGCCCTGCTCGCGCGCCAGGACGTCCACCTCGAGTACTGGCGGCGCAAGCTGGACGGCGCGCCCACCGTGCTGGAGCTGCCCACGGATGTGCCTCGGCACCCGGGGCGTGGACATGCGGGCGCCTTCACACGGCACCATCCGCTGCCGGTGCATCTCATCGAAGCGCTGCGGGAGCTGTGCCGCGAACACCAGGTCACGCCCTTCATCGCGCTGTACGCGGCCTTCACCGCGCTGCTCCATCGCTACACGGGACAGTCGGACCTGAGCGTCGGCACGCCAGTGTCGGGGCGCGTCCATCCGTCCCTGGAGCCCCTGGTCGGCCTGTTCATCAACACCGTCGCGCTGCGCACCCAGGTCGACCCCGAGGCGTCCTTCGCTTCACTCCTCGGGCAGGCACGGACCACGGCGCTGGAGGCCTTCGCGCATCAGGAGGTCCCGTTCGAGCGAGTGGTCGAGGCACTCCAGGTGGAGCGCAGCCTCTCCCACGCGCCGCTCGTGCAGGCGATGTTCGAGCTGAGTCCCAGCCCGCGCACGCTCTCGGATGGCTTCCCCGGCCTGGAGGCACGTGCGGTGCAGCTGGGCTCGGCCGCCAGCCTCTATGACGTGATGCTCACCGCCGAGGAGGACGGAGACCGGTTCGGCTTCTACCTCGAGTACCCCACCGCGCTGTTCGAGCCCGCGAGCGCGGAGCGGATGGTGTCGCACTACGTGAGCCTGCTCGAATCCGCGCTGCTCACGCCCACGACACCGGTGCGCCGGCTGTCCCTGCTCACGGAGACGGAGCGTCGACAGGTGCTCGTCGACTTCAACGCCTCCGCACGCGCCCGCGACGCCCACGACACCGTGGTCACCCGCTTCGCGGCGCAGGTCGCTCGCACGCCCGACGCGGAGGCCCTTTCCTTCGAGGGACAGTCGCTCTCGTACTTGGAGCTGCACACCCGCTCCACCCAGCTCGCCCACTTCCTGCGTGAGCTCGGCGCGGGTCCCGAGGAGCGCGTCGCGCTCTGCCTGGAGCGCGGGCCCGAGCTCATCGTGTCCATGCTCGCCGTGCTGAAGGCCGGCGGGGCCTACGTGCCGCTGGACCCCACGCATCCTCCGGAGCGACTCGCCCAGCTCCTCATCGACTCCGGCGCGCGGGTCCTCGTGACGAGGGAGTGCCTGGGAGACCTGTTCACCTCCGTCGCCATCATGGCCGCGTACGTCGACACCGACGCGGCCGAGATTTCACGCAAGCCGGTGGAGGACCTGCCCGAGTCCGCGACAGGCGCGCAGCTCGCGTACGTCATCTTCACCTCGGGCTCCACGGGCCAGCCCAAGGGCGTCCTGCTGACGCACCAGGGCCTGTACAACACGGCCCTCGCGGCGATGGAGGCCCATGGGCTCCAGCCGGGCCGGCGGGTCCTCCAGTTCGCCTCGGCGACCTTCGATGGCTCGGTCTGGGAGATCTTCTCCACGCTGCTCTCCGGCGCCACGCTGGTGCTGGCGCCCAAGGAGCGGCTCCTCCCCGACCTGCCGCTACGCACCCTGCTGCGGGAACAGCGCATCACCGACTGCGCGCTCACGCCGACGGTCCTCGCCCTGCTCGAGTCCACGGGACTCGAGTCCCTCCAGGTCATCGTCTCCGGCGGCGAGCCCCTGTCCGCCGAGCTGGTCCGACGCTGGGGCGCGGGCCGCGCGCTGCTCAACTCCTACGGCCCCACCGAAGTCACGGTGGCCGCCACCGTCACGCCATTCCCGGGGCTCGGACGTCCGTCGGGTGGCGAGCCCACTGCATTGCCTCGCGTCACGGTGGGAACACCCTGGCCCAACACCCGGCTCTACGTGCTCGACGCGCGCCTGGAGCCGAGCCCCATCGGCGTGCCCGGTGAGCTGTACGTCGGAGGTCTCGGCCTCGCGCGTGGCTACCTGGAGCACCCGGAGCTGACGGCGGAGCGCTTCCTCCCGCATCCCCTGGCGACCACGCCGGGCGAGCGGATCTATCGCACCGGAGACCGGGTCCGCTGGCTCGCGGACGGGCAGCTCGAGTACCTGGGTCGCCTGGACACGCAGCTCAAGGTGCGTGGCATCCGCGTGGAGCCCGGTGAAATCGAGGCCGTGCTCACGCGCCATGAAGCCGTGCGCGAAGTCGCCGTGGTGCCCCGCGAGGGCGTGGACGGAGACACGCGACTGGTCGCGTTCCTGGTGCCCACGCATCCCGAGGCCCTCGCCCTCGAGGCGGTGCGCGCGTGGCTGCGTCAGCGCCTTCCCGAACATCTGGTCCCCTCCGCCTTCGTGCTCCTCGACGCGCTGCCGCTCACGTCGTCGCGCAAGGTGGACCGCAAGGCGTTGGAGATCCAGGAGCTGCCTCGACAGGAGCTGCCGTCGCTCGGTGACGACGCGCCCCGAAGCACCACGGAAGAGCGGGTGGCGGGCATGTTCCAGGACGCGCTGGGGCTGGAGCAGCTCTCCCGTCAGGCGAACTTCTTCGAGCACGGCGGCCACTCCCTCTCCGCGACCCGGCTCGTCGCGCGGCTGCGTCAGGCCTTCGGCGTCGAGCTGCCCCTGACGGTGTTCTTCGCGAATCCCACCATCGCCTCGGTGGCGGCGTTCATCGACGCGGCGCCTCGCGCGGTGCACGAAGTCCCCACCGTCGTCGCCCGGCCGGAGGTGTTGCCGCCCTCCCTCGTCCAGGAGCGGCTCTGGTACGCGCTCCAGCTTCCCCAGGCCCCGCCGTATGTCCTCACGCTCGGCCTGCTGCTCGAAGGCGCGCTGGACGCGGAGCGGTTGGAGGAGTCCCTGGCCGCCGTGGTGGAGCGCAACGAGACGCTGCGCACCACGTTCTTCCAGCAGGGTGACGCGCTCCGTGTCCGCGTCCATCCTCCTCGCGCCTCGGTGCTCACGCGTGTGGACCTGTCCCGTCTGTCCACGACGCACGCGCTCGAGGTCGCTCGCGACGCTGTCGTGCGCTTGGACCGCGAGCACTTCGACCTCGCCCAGGGCCCGCTCTACCGCTTCGAGCTGCTGAAGCTGGATGAGCGCGGTACGCGCCATGCGCTCGTCCTCGCCTTCAGCCACACCGTGAACGACGGCGTGGGTCTGGCCACCTTCGCGGAGGAGCTGGCGACGGCCTGGAACTCGGCGGTGGACGGAGGCCCCGCGCGACTGCCTCCGCTGGCGCTCCAGTACACCGACTACGCCGTCTGGCAGCGACAGCCAGAGCAACTGCGCAGGCTCGACGAGGGCCTCGCGTCGTGGAAGCAGGCGCTCGCGCATGCACCGGCGCTGCTGGACCTGCCGCTCGACTTCCCGCGCCGCGCGCCCGCGCTCAACGACAACATGCGCGCGGTGACGGTGACGCTCTCGGCGGAGCACTCGGACACCATCCGCGCGCTCGCCCGGAGCGAAGGTGTCTCGTCCTTCAGCGTCCTGCTGGCGCTGACGCAGGCGTGGCTGCACCGGCTCAGCGGGCAGTCCCACGTCGTCGTCGCCACGCCCTTCTCGGGTCGCTCCACGCCCCAGGTGGAGACGCTCCTGGGCTACTTCGCCAACGTGCTGCCCCTGTGCACGGATGTGTCCGGCGCCCCCAGCCTGCGCGTCCTCCTGCGCCGCGTGCGCGACGTCGTGGCCCACGCCACCACCCACCAGGAGGTGCCATTCAAGCGCATCGCGGACACGGTGCAGCCGGAGGGAGACCGCACCGCGCCCCGACTCGCGCAGGCGCTGCTCCAGGCGGAGCGCCCCGGGCTGCCCGGACTGGAAGGACTGGCTGTCACGGAGCTGGACGTCGACGGCGTCATCCCCGCCTACGACGTGGTGGTGAGCGTCACGCTCGGCGACGCGGGCGCGCTGTCCGGATTCATCGCCCTGGACGGCGCCCTCTTCACGCCCGAGACAGGCGAGCGCTTCGCGCGCGCGTTCGAGCAGCTCGCCGCCTCCGCGCTGAGCACGCCGGACGTCTCGCTGCCCCAGCTGTCCATGCTGTCCGTCGCCCAGCGTAGGGAGGTGCTCGCCGCGCTGGCCGGTCCCGCGCAGGACATCGCGCCGGGCACGTGCATCCACACGCTGTTCGAGGCCCAGGTGCGCCGCACGCCGCATCTGGCCGCCGTCGCGCATGGGGATGTCACCTGGAGCTACGCGGAGCTCAACGCACGCGCGAACCTCCTGGCCTCGCGCCTGCTCGAACGAGGGCTGAAGCCCGAGGAGCGCGTGGGCGTGGTGATGGAGCCGTCCACCCAGGCCATGGCGGTGCTGCTCGGCATCCTCAAGGCTGGTGGCGCCTACGTCCCGCTCGACGCGGACTGGCCCGAGCCGCGCAAGCGCGACGTGCTCGAGCGCGCCGAGGTGCGCAGGCTGTGGGTGGACACGAACGTCCTGGAGCCGCACCTGTCGCTCGTCGCGGACGTGGAGGTGCCGCCCATGCCCGTGTCCATCTCGGACGACTTGGAGCCCGGGCCGCGCCGCGTCCTCGACTCGCAGACGGCGTACATCGTCTTCACCTCCGGCTCCACGGGTGAGCCCAAGGGCGTGATGGTGGAGCACCGCTCGGTGGTGAACCACAACGTGGGCATCGTGAAGCGCTTCGGTCTGGTGGAGGGAGACCGGATGCTCAACTTCGCGCCGCTCACCTTCGACGCCGCCGCCGAGGACTTGTACCCGCCGCTCCTCGTGGGAGGCACGGTGGTGATGCGCAGCGGCCTGGTGCCCGCGCACACGATGACGCCGTACCTGGAGGAGACGGGCATCACCCTCATCAGCCTGCCCCCCACGTACATCGAGGAGTGGATTCGTCAGATGGAGACGCTGGGCCAGCGCGTGCCCGCGCGCCTCAAGCTGCTCGCCCCCGGTGGCGACGTCCTCAAGAAGGAGACCTTCGAGGCCTGGGTGCGCGTGGGCGGTGGACACGCGCCGTGGGTCAACGTCTACGGCCCCACCGAGTGCACGATCACCTCCGCCACCTGCGACATCCCCGGCGTGGAGGGACTGGGCACCGCCGCCACGTTCCCCATCGGCCGGCCCATGCCGCGCGTGAGCTTCTACCTGCTGGACGAGCACCTGGAGCCGGTGCCTCCCGGTCTGCCGGGCCGCGTGTACATCGGCGGAGCGGCGCTGTCCCGCGGCTATCTGCGCGCGCCGCACCTCACGTCCGAGCGCTTCCTACCGGACCCGTTCTCCGTCACGCCCGGCGCGCGCATGTACCACACGGGTGATTTGGCCCGACTGCTGCCCGATGGACGCCTGCGCTTCCTCGGCCGCGCCGACCACCAGGTGAAGGTCCGTGGCTTCCGCATCGAGCTGTCGGAGATTGAGACGTGCCTGCGCCGCCACCCGCTGGTGCAGGAGGCCGTCGTCATCGCGCGCGTGTCCCCGTCCGGCGTGACGTCGCTGTATGCCTACGTGCAGGCACCGGGGGTCTCACGTTCCGAGACGTTCCGCGAGCACGTCGCCTCGCAGCTCCCCGGCTACATGGTGCCGGCGACGTTCGTGGTGATGGACGCGCTGCCCATCAACGCCAACGGCAAGGTGGACCGCAAGGCACTGCCGGACCCGGACGCCGTGGTGACGCCCGAGCCGTCCTCCGAGCCCACGTCCGCCGCGAAGCTGGAGACCCCCTTCCGCACCACGCTGGAGATGGTGCTCCAGCGATTGTGGACGGAGGTGCTCGGCCGCCCGGGCGTGCAGGCCGGCGACGACTTCTTCGCGCTGGGCGGTGACTCCATCCTGGCGATGCGACTGCTCGCGCGACTCGAGGAGGAGCTGGGACTGCCCCTGCCCCTGGCCACGCTCTTCCAGAGCCCCACCCTGGGCGAGTCCTCCGAGGCAATCCTCGCGCTGCTGCGAGAAGGCCCCCGACGCACCAGCGCGGTGCGCCTGTCGAGCCCCCGACTCCCCGAGGACACGCCCCCGCTGTTCCTCTTCCACGCGGGCGACGGCGAGGTGCACCACTACCGCGACCTGGTCCCCCGACTGGAGCCGCACTTCCGCTGCCATGGCATCCAGGCGCCGGAGACGCTCGCCTCGGGCCACGGGCACGCGACGCTGGAGGCCCGCGTGGAGGCGTACGCGCGCGACATCCGCGCCATCCAGCCCCATGGCCCCTACCGGCTCGCGGGCTTCTCGTACGGTGGCTATCCCGCGCTCGGAGTGGCCGCGCTGCTGGAGGCCCAGGGCGAGACGGTGGAGCTGCTCGCCATGGTGGACACCGCCACGTGGGAGGCCATCCGCGCCGTCGCGCCTTCGGCCGATGAAGACGCCGTGCTCGTGCTCGCCAGCGAGTTCGGCGTGCGCGACGCGGCGATGGAACAGGAGCTCGCCGCGCTCTCCCGCGAGCAACAGTGGGAGCACGTCGCGAAGCGGGCCCGCGAGCGGGGAACGGCCGCGCCGCACTTCCGGGGCAGCGACTTCGCTCGCATCTGGCGGGTGCTGGGCGAGGTGCTCACGCCTCAAGCCCGCGCGTGGAACATCCCCCTGACGCGCGTGCGCCCGACGCTCATCACCAGCCGCGCGCTGCGTGAGCAGGTGGGCGATGCGCGCCTGGGCTGGACGAGCCACCTGCCCGCCGAGCACCTGGACGTGGTGGAGATGGAGGGGGAGCACGCCACCGTGCTCCACCCGCCCGAGGTCGACACCCTGGCCGCGCTGCTGCTCGCGGCGCTGGGCAAGGCGTGAGACGGAGGCCGCGTTAGCGGAAGCGGCCCTCCAGCCACGTCTTGGTGAAGATGTTGGGGCTGAGCGGCGCCAGCTCCACCTCGTCGTAGCGGACGGTGAGCTGCGTGCCCTCGGCCTCCTCCACCTCGAGCACTTCGCGCATCAGGTACACCGGCCGGTTCTCCGCGGCCGGGTCCAGAATCTTCTGGTAGCCGCGGATGACGTCGGTGCGCAGCGTCCGGCCCGAGGGCGCGTAGCCCACGCGCTTGACGATGTTGTAGTCGGGGTCCACCCAGACACGCAGCTGCGGGAAGGACGCCTCCATGCCCGGGCGCACCTTGAGGAACAGCTTGCGGAACTTCGTGCCCGCCGCCGTCTCCTCGCCCTCGTCCTGCACCTCGTAGGTCTCCAACAGGTGCGAGCGGTCGAAGTCCTCCTCGCAGGAGATGGTGTTGACGATGTTGCCGCGCGAGGTGGTGCGCTGCCAGTGGCCCACGGACGGGTCGTACTCCCACAGGTTGCGGCCGATGCGCAGGTATCCGCCACCCGCCATGTTGCGCGGCTTGGTGATGTAGATGAGCAGGTCCTTCGACGAGTCCCGGCGGAACACCAGCATCTCCAGCAGCGCCTCGGTGCCGTCCTTGCGCTTCTCGCGCAGGCGCACCGTGCTCTTGAAGTCGCTCTTGAGCGCCATGCGCGCATCCACCCGCCGAATCACCTCCTCGGCGGACACGGCGGCCTTCGACTCCGCGGCCTTCGGCTCGGCGGCCTTCTCTTCCTTCGGCGCCGCCGGGGCCAGGGGCGCGAGCGACAGGGCGAACATCACGGCGAGACGGCGGATGGACGTCTGCATCACAGGGACTCCATGGCGGACCGAGGTGTCAGCGAGGCGGCACGCGCCGCCGGAATGAGGGTGGCGAGCCCCGCCCCCAAGGTGACGAGCACCACGGCGAGGACGCACAGCCCCAGGTTGGGTGTCAGGGGCAAGGTGCCACTGAAGAACAGGTTGGAGATCTCTTCATGCAAGGGCACCGCTCCGCGCAGCGTCACGCACAGCACCGAGGACACCACCACGCCCAGCGCCGAGCCCACGAAGCCCAGCAGCAGCCCCTCCGTCATGAAGAGGGCCACCACGCCGCGGCGCTGCATGCCCATGGCGCGCAGGGTGCCAATCTCCCGTGTGCGCTCACGCACCGCGACGCTGAGCGCCACGAAGAGGCCCATCACCACCAGCACCAGCACCACCAGGCTCACCAGCACCGCCAGCGCCGTCAGGCCCAGCGTGACGAAGGACATGAACGAGGACTCGTCCTCCCACGTGCTGACGTCCAGCTTCTGGCCTCGCCAACCCTCGCGCAGGAGCAGCATCTGCTTCTCGGCGTAGGACTGGTTCGCGGCGGGCAGCACGTCGAAGCCCGCGCCGCGCAGGGAGTCGCGCAGCGAGGTGCCCAGCGCGTCCACGTCCACCGGCGTGTCACCGCACACCACCTGGAGCACACCCGCCGAGCCCGGCTTGAAGCCGTCCAATTCGCGCAGCGTCTCGTTGGAGACGAGCAGGCCCGCGGACTCGCCCAGCAGGCCCGCCTTCTCGGTGATGGCCACCACCTCCACGTCCAGCGCGTTGCGACGGCCTCCGCCCACCGGCTGGGCGAAGAGCGTGGCCAGGTCCCCCGTCTTCACCTTGAGCCGCTCGGCCAGCGTGGTGGACACGGCCAGGGTGCGCGGCCGCGCGAGGTCCTCCAACCGGCCGGACGCCACCCGGAAGCGCGCCAGGGAGTTCTTCTCGCTCGCCACATCCATGCCCACCAGGAAGGAGCCCGTTCGGCGCCGCCCCGCGCCCGCGAGCGCGAAGCTGCGGCCTCGCTCTCGCAGGTAGCAGCCTTGCGGCACCTGGGGCTCCAACACGCCGCGCACCTTGCCGGCGTCGCCCACCACCGGCGCGATCGAGTCCGGGTGGACCTTGAAGAAGCCGCCCACGTTGAGGTCACCCGTGAGGAACGTGGTGACGGCCTCGCGCTGGGCCGTGGCCACGCCGGCCGCCAGCGACGACACCGCGACGATGACCCCGCTGGCCGCGGCGGTGATGCCCAACAACAGGAGCACCCGCTCCCGGTGGGCGAAGAGGTTTCGCAGCGCCAGATGCA contains these protein-coding regions:
- a CDS encoding non-ribosomal peptide synthetase — translated: MASFAQERLWFLHQLQPELRAYNIPEAVELRGALDVPALDGALRLLLDRHPVLRTTFAAEDGRPVPRHNPLPVEVLQVETLSATSADSPALHHRLREESTRVLSLEQGPLYRFHLFRLAPEHHVLLLVLHHVVVDGLSIDILLSELSQTYAALHQHQTPTLPTPSLGYADVAAWQRSAPVRAREDSHVEYWKRQLSGAPAFLSLPTDKPRPSVLGDAGALSRFHRLAPALEQALTQVCREHHVTPFMVLSAALAALLHRHSGQDDVSVGTPVSGRPHPAMEDIVGLFTNTVVLRTRFNPGTTFAELLASTRTTALEAFTHQDAPFERVVEALQVERSLAHAPLFQVGFFWDRAETTLAETFPGLETHPIVVDGKNTLSELALTVSESPRGHELSFQYSTDLFEAPTVERLLSHYVQLLEDALGAPNRQVAHLSLLDTAERQQVLHDFNDTRRAVDTDATLVSLIEAQAERTPELRALTFEGHHLTYSELETRSNQLARHLQSLGAGPEVLVGVFLERSLELVVTLLGILKSGAAYLPLDPELPRERLAGMLEDGGAPVVITRQDLASRLPLHTGHTVLLDAEAAKLASLPATRVASRPHPDSLAYVIFTSGSTGRPKGAMNSHRAIVNRLSWMHEVHALAPGESVLQKTPTSFDVSVWELFWPLTVGSRLVLARPGGHREPAYLAKLLADERITLAHFVPSMLGAFLEEPWEPLTDLRRLVCSGEALSVDLVRRAYERLPAAEVHNLYGPTEAAVEVTHWHCPRSDARTSVPIGHPVANTHLLVLDTSGHPVPVGVQGELHIGGVQVGRGYWRRPELTAERFIPDAFSDTPGASLYRTGDLARWRGDGTLEYLGRTDFQVKVRGQRIELEEIELALRRLPSVRDAVVLARATPRNDVRLIAYVVAREGRAEDAATARTALKAVLPEAMVPSALIVLDALPLTPSGKTDRGALLRLPFPEVEATHDTEEAPRGPLEQLLASFFCQVLGVEKVSRDADFFAMGGHSLSATRLVSRVRRAMGQELSLKALFLSPTVAGLARVLSEQAPSQATPLPAPEPRSEDTAAAPSFSQERMWFLQQLQPDSASLAVPEATELRGPLDVEALESALLFLLERHTALRAIFTPAEGGPRLGLEPVPMRVLDREDLSTEAASRDVLTRRLTEESERPFRLDTGPLYRFHLFLLAPEHHVLLLVFHHIVVDGLSMDILLRELAESYAAYRENRAPTAPALPIDFADVAAWQRTPALLARQDVHLEYWRRKLDGAPTVLELPTDVPRHPGRGHAGAFTRHHPLPVHLIEALRELCREHQVTPFIALYAAFTALLHRYTGQSDLSVGTPVSGRVHPSLEPLVGLFINTVALRTQVDPEASFASLLGQARTTALEAFAHQEVPFERVVEALQVERSLSHAPLVQAMFELSPSPRTLSDGFPGLEARAVQLGSAASLYDVMLTAEEDGDRFGFYLEYPTALFEPASAERMVSHYVSLLESALLTPTTPVRRLSLLTETERRQVLVDFNASARARDAHDTVVTRFAAQVARTPDAEALSFEGQSLSYLELHTRSTQLAHFLRELGAGPEERVALCLERGPELIVSMLAVLKAGGAYVPLDPTHPPERLAQLLIDSGARVLVTRECLGDLFTSVAIMAAYVDTDAAEISRKPVEDLPESATGAQLAYVIFTSGSTGQPKGVLLTHQGLYNTALAAMEAHGLQPGRRVLQFASATFDGSVWEIFSTLLSGATLVLAPKERLLPDLPLRTLLREQRITDCALTPTVLALLESTGLESLQVIVSGGEPLSAELVRRWGAGRALLNSYGPTEVTVAATVTPFPGLGRPSGGEPTALPRVTVGTPWPNTRLYVLDARLEPSPIGVPGELYVGGLGLARGYLEHPELTAERFLPHPLATTPGERIYRTGDRVRWLADGQLEYLGRLDTQLKVRGIRVEPGEIEAVLTRHEAVREVAVVPREGVDGDTRLVAFLVPTHPEALALEAVRAWLRQRLPEHLVPSAFVLLDALPLTSSRKVDRKALEIQELPRQELPSLGDDAPRSTTEERVAGMFQDALGLEQLSRQANFFEHGGHSLSATRLVARLRQAFGVELPLTVFFANPTIASVAAFIDAAPRAVHEVPTVVARPEVLPPSLVQERLWYALQLPQAPPYVLTLGLLLEGALDAERLEESLAAVVERNETLRTTFFQQGDALRVRVHPPRASVLTRVDLSRLSTTHALEVARDAVVRLDREHFDLAQGPLYRFELLKLDERGTRHALVLAFSHTVNDGVGLATFAEELATAWNSAVDGGPARLPPLALQYTDYAVWQRQPEQLRRLDEGLASWKQALAHAPALLDLPLDFPRRAPALNDNMRAVTVTLSAEHSDTIRALARSEGVSSFSVLLALTQAWLHRLSGQSHVVVATPFSGRSTPQVETLLGYFANVLPLCTDVSGAPSLRVLLRRVRDVVAHATTHQEVPFKRIADTVQPEGDRTAPRLAQALLQAERPGLPGLEGLAVTELDVDGVIPAYDVVVSVTLGDAGALSGFIALDGALFTPETGERFARAFEQLAASALSTPDVSLPQLSMLSVAQRREVLAALAGPAQDIAPGTCIHTLFEAQVRRTPHLAAVAHGDVTWSYAELNARANLLASRLLERGLKPEERVGVVMEPSTQAMAVLLGILKAGGAYVPLDADWPEPRKRDVLERAEVRRLWVDTNVLEPHLSLVADVEVPPMPVSISDDLEPGPRRVLDSQTAYIVFTSGSTGEPKGVMVEHRSVVNHNVGIVKRFGLVEGDRMLNFAPLTFDAAAEDLYPPLLVGGTVVMRSGLVPAHTMTPYLEETGITLISLPPTYIEEWIRQMETLGQRVPARLKLLAPGGDVLKKETFEAWVRVGGGHAPWVNVYGPTECTITSATCDIPGVEGLGTAATFPIGRPMPRVSFYLLDEHLEPVPPGLPGRVYIGGAALSRGYLRAPHLTSERFLPDPFSVTPGARMYHTGDLARLLPDGRLRFLGRADHQVKVRGFRIELSEIETCLRRHPLVQEAVVIARVSPSGVTSLYAYVQAPGVSRSETFREHVASQLPGYMVPATFVVMDALPINANGKVDRKALPDPDAVVTPEPSSEPTSAAKLETPFRTTLEMVLQRLWTEVLGRPGVQAGDDFFALGGDSILAMRLLARLEEELGLPLPLATLFQSPTLGESSEAILALLREGPRRTSAVRLSSPRLPEDTPPLFLFHAGDGEVHHYRDLVPRLEPHFRCHGIQAPETLASGHGHATLEARVEAYARDIRAIQPHGPYRLAGFSYGGYPALGVAALLEAQGETVELLAMVDTATWEAIRAVAPSADEDAVLVLASEFGVRDAAMEQELAALSREQQWEHVAKRARERGTAAPHFRGSDFARIWRVLGEVLTPQARAWNIPLTRVRPTLITSRALREQVGDARLGWTSHLPAEHLDVVEMEGEHATVLHPPEVDTLAALLLAALGKA
- a CDS encoding outer membrane lipoprotein-sorting protein translates to MQTSIRRLAVMFALSLAPLAPAAPKEEKAAEPKAAESKAAVSAEEVIRRVDARMALKSDFKSTVRLREKRKDGTEALLEMLVFRRDSSKDLLIYITKPRNMAGGGYLRIGRNLWEYDPSVGHWQRTTSRGNIVNTISCEEDFDRSHLLETYEVQDEGEETAAGTKFRKLFLKVRPGMEASFPQLRVWVDPDYNIVKRVGYAPSGRTLRTDVIRGYQKILDPAAENRPVYLMREVLEVEEAEGTQLTVRYDEVELAPLSPNIFTKTWLEGRFR
- a CDS encoding ABC transporter permease, which codes for MFSLLHLALRNLFAHRERVLLLLGITAAASGVIVAVSSLAAGVATAQREAVTTFLTGDLNVGGFFKVHPDSIAPVVGDAGKVRGVLEPQVPQGCYLRERGRSFALAGAGRRRTGSFLVGMDVASEKNSLARFRVASGRLEDLARPRTLAVSTTLAERLKVKTGDLATLFAQPVGGGRRNALDVEVVAITEKAGLLGESAGLLVSNETLRELDGFKPGSAGVLQVVCGDTPVDVDALGTSLRDSLRGAGFDVLPAANQSYAEKQMLLLREGWRGQKLDVSTWEDESSFMSFVTLGLTALAVLVSLVVLVLVVMGLFVALSVAVRERTREIGTLRAMGMQRRGVVALFMTEGLLLGFVGSALGVVVSSVLCVTLRGAVPLHEEISNLFFSGTLPLTPNLGLCVLAVVLVTLGAGLATLIPAARAASLTPRSAMESL